TGCGCAGATGTGGTTTATTTATTTTTTGGTATAACAGGGTGCGATGAGTGGTGGTGAGTTGGAATCTGCACAAGCTAAGAATCAGGCACTAAGGGATGTTGGGGCTGTTGTCCCTACTTCATTTGAAGCTCTTAAAAGGATTAAGGATTTCAGAAGCTGGTACATCACGGCTGATGTCTTTTGCAAGTTTTTTTTGGGGAATGTGTTAGTGGGAATCAAAGCTTGGGGTTGATATATTTTTTGCAGGTTGAGGAAGGAAATATTCCGCCTGTCCCCGAGGTTACACCTCCCCCCATTCCTGAAGATCTTAAAACTGCCATTGAAGTGGGAAGGTCTGAGCTCTTACAATTTATCTCCACTATCTCTGATGATAGAGGTTAGATTGGTGGCAACATGTTATCCTACATATATTCTTGATAGTTGTCTTCTGGTTAGTATGAACCTATATTCATTACCAAGATGCTAAGACATGGGTTCAAGGAACCCCAATAAAGCGTTTGATTACAACATCGGGAGCCTCTTTTCAGTATAATTAGATGGTGTGAATATTTGTTCAACTTAGGAGAGAGACACACTCTAGGAAAGGGTTGCTTGCGTAGGCTTGCATCTTGCTTTCTGCATCTCGGTATTTTTTTCATATAAATTGTAACGGTGGGCACCTCGATACTTGTTCCTTTGGCGTTGACCGTGTTGGGAAGTTGAGCTCAGAAACTGCCGTGAAAGCACTTGATGCTTGAACCCACCGGTAGCATCATGGAGCTAACATTCTTAGATTTTAGTCTGATTTGATTATTTGTCATCTAGATCCATTCAATGGTGACAATGTATGAGATAGTGATGGAAATTCCAAGTACATAAATTTTGTGTGCGGGTATCACATGCTACATTTACTTGTTTAGCGACAAATCTAAATGGCTTTGTTTACTGATTATTAGTGTTAGGAAGCTCGACATGCTTCAGGAAATTTTAAGACGAAAAAGGCCCCCTTGGCTACTACATCGAGATATCTTGATAAAATTTAAGATGTTCACCTGCTATTATGAATTACTAGGTTATGATCGGTTCGGTTTATAGTGGATTTTTTGTGCTAATAACTCTTTTTACATAAATGTCTTTGGTGGTATTGTACTTACTTTGCTGCTTCTGGGTTTGTGAGAGAAAAGAAGGTGTAGACATTGATAAATGATAATGGTAGTGGAGTGTCTTCTTTACCATAAAAATATACATGGCATGTTCTAAAAACTACGTATGTCTTATTCTTTTTTCTGTACAAGCACTTAAGTACCCTATATATTTTTACATTAGCCTAAATTTATCAGCGTTGCATACTGAAAATTTACACACATGTGTTATGCCTTCATGTATATCTGTATTTTTTTAGAATTTTCTGAAATGTAAAAATATGAATTGTGATGAAATTTGAAATTTTAATTTGgaggcctccatggaggccgagctccaaaGGCAATTTTCGGGTAATAATGTTAATAAAGAAGATATAAAAGTAGTTCCCTTTTCATTATATTCCACATGATTCGACTGGTGAAAGGGGGATCATGGGAAGATATACTTGATTTTTAAACTTGCAATTTGTTCTGTACTTCATTGTTTCTAACTAATACTTTTGGTTTCTGCACTCCAGAATTTTAGGTGCTTTGGAATCCATGGGTGGTAAGAATTCTTATCTGTAGTAGGTCCTCCCTGATGTATGTAGCTCTCCCCTGGGATACTACATTCAGTACACCTGCCCTGCAGTCGGTATCGAGAAATTCTGCTCCATTGCTTTTCTACTACATTGAGGACTATGATCATTTGTTTCAAAGAGAGGTTTACTGTTGAGATTTTTATTTGCTTTGTAGCTTCATATGTTCATACTTCCACCAGATAATATGAACAAATAGCGTTGCAAGAGCCCCCTGCTATAAATTGAGTTAACTTTTAGCTTTGCAGTCAGTCAACCAAATTTTGGTGCTTGGTTGATAGCCCCTATGTATTTATCAGTGACAATTTTCAGCATCTTTTGAAGGAATAATTCTGGTTCTGATAAAGAACCATGTTATACTTGTTTGTTTTCTGTATAAGCATCAAATCTTTCAAATGGATGTTGTGATTAGAATAATGACAACATTAGTGTTCATCACTATTCATCTTGGACTTGAATATATCTATGTTATTGGAACATTTGTATCAATCAAAAAAAATGTTGAAAAATATTTCTAATATTTTAGTGCGTGTGATGTATTTGAGATAGTACTGCTTCAATATTGTGCGCACAATTGTTCGTTATTGCAGTGGTTATTAATATTTATATTTGTTGTGCAAACTTACTAGTCGTACAAAAAAAATGCTTCCGCCTGGAGGGCGAGACGCAGATCTTGTTATGTGAGTTCCGGTCGCGCGTTTGGCAAGGGATCGGATCAGATTCACAAAAAGACAGGAAGTATAAATAAAACGAAAAcactaacgcccacacgtgtgggtgTTTTCCAACTCGCCCACACGTCTGGATCGTCGTTCACTGTCTGTCTGTCTTTTGCACGAATCTTGACACGAAAAGATGGATTTGGTGTGCCACGTAGGACGGGGCTGATGTGTGGGCGTTGGAGAGTTTGCCCACACCCCCGCACCATGTTGTTTGCCAGCTGCGCTGTGTGTGCGAACTAGTTTCTGCCCACACAGCCACCACCTAGTTCATGTGCGTGTGGGCGAACTGTTTTTCGCTCACACAACACTCCAACGTTGTGGATGGCAACTGCAGTTACGCGAACGTGGCAACTaggtaaacacacatggcaactgtgATTCTTTGCTAGATGACAACTGCAGTTGCGCATACGTGGCAACTAgataaacacacatggcaactgtgATTATCAATACATGGCAACTATAGTTGGACCACACGTGGAAACTAGGTAAACACACATGAGAACTATTGTTTGACTAcatgtggcaagtagttaatcACACACGGCAACTACGGTTTGATTACACGCGGCAACTACTAGAAATTAGACATGGCAATTGTAGTTAACCAAAACAGATAGAGTTGTCATGCTTTTACAACTACACTTGCCATCCCGAATAACTACATCTACCAACCAGGATGGCAACTAAATTGTCATCCCGCGGGGTACCTAACGTAGCTGCACCAGGACGTGTGGGCATTTTTGCTTCGTGCCACACACGCGAGGTGAAGATGAGTAGTACTTGTTAGGTGTGTGACACGAAGTAGCCGCGTCCACACGTGTGGGCAATTCTAATGTCTGCCCACATACAGCCCGTGTGGGCTGCCTCCTGCTCACACCACACACGATGTGTGAGCGCATGTCGAATATaccacacgtgtggcagttatcggcgtcaaaaaaaatgaaaaaaggaGATCGTAGATTATATCAGACTTGGAGGTTACATGTGCGTGCAAGTGATTGTATCAAGTCACGTACACTAGGACTCTGCTGTGTCGCTCCAAACCCAAGGTGcagaaatttgaaaaaaaaaagaGAGACGGATTTATGTGCAGATTGGCACAGCTATACGGTTTGTATTTTGGTGGACATAAAAGTACAGAAAcactaacgcccacacgtgtgagCATTTGCATCTCGCCCACACGCGTGGATCCGCGTCCATTTATAGGATGCACGAATCTTGACATGTTTGTGGTGCCACGTAGGACTGAGCTGGTGTGTGGGCATTCACCCGATCGCCCACACGTTTGTTTCACCACGCGGaggggctggtgtgtgggcgtttAGCAGTTCGCCCACACACCAGTTTTCACTCACGCACAAGGGCTGGTGTGCGGGCATTTGCCATCGCGCCCACACGCCCGTCTTCTCTCCTACACCCAACCTGCCAGTTGCCATGCGTTTTACAGTGTATATGGCAACTGCCCTAGTGTGCttgtaagcagatggcaactctctttttttttacccgaacatgtcagttgccatgtgttttgcaggGTACACGACAACTGCCCCAGTGTGCttgtaagcagatggcaactctctcTTTTACTCAAACATGTTGTTTTGTCATGTCTCTTTGTAGCGCTACACGgcaactgcctagtgttagtaGGTGGCAACTTCTAAGGTTTTCAAATCATGGCAACTGTAGTAAAccagaccatacatggcaactgcTTAGTGTTAGTAGGTGGCAACCTCTAAAGTTTTCAAATCATGGCAACTATAGTAAACCAGATCATACATGGCAAC
This genomic interval from Triticum urartu cultivar G1812 unplaced genomic scaffold, Tu2.1 TuUngrouped_contig_4338, whole genome shotgun sequence contains the following:
- the LOC125527681 gene encoding ATP-citrate synthase beta chain protein 1-like isoform X2, with product MTVVLGELGGSDEYSLLESLKQGKVEKPIVARGAMSGGELESAQAKNQALRDVGAVVPTSFEALKRIKDFRSWLRKEIFRLSPRLHLPPFLKILKLPLKWEEF
- the LOC125527681 gene encoding ATP-citrate synthase beta chain protein 1-like isoform X1, whose amino-acid sequence is MTVVLGELGGSDEYSLLESLKQGKVEKPIVARGAMSGGELESAQAKNQALRDVGAVVPTSFEALKRIKDFRSWLRKEIFRLSPRLHLPPFLKILKLPLKWEGLSSYNLSPLSLMIENFRCFGIHGW